Proteins from a single region of Nomia melanderi isolate GNS246 chromosome 9, iyNomMela1, whole genome shotgun sequence:
- the LOC143174879 gene encoding uncharacterized protein LOC143174879 isoform X1, producing the protein MAGERWPCGAKALCVPSCRRFSHPQTVFTSFAWVSSSEMSAGSNDYSLYYHGMCITGLWPYDNSILTNIRRILYCVITLVTTYIQVMTISNIEITLENVLKLLSWTFPMILFVQRYLALVVNFPLVKFIIRNLQFDCDTLKNPNEAVILRKYIELSKPVIFLYAVMAVAGVCCSFVVLLLPLLLHSKYHLYYLQFLGFFYFERNKITVWVSFQTAVIIMLGIVTFAITESTIVIVTFHVRGLLEIASYRIEVAVNDTSEMLSTKVIDIKPTVHIHRKAIEAIRNLSEKLVLSYLLAIVLTVLSFSINMYRIFLLILEMKKYDEIFFSSVIIGVHLLVFCIGNYSGQKVIDSIDLFFYGTYNTLWYRIPPESQKLLLFVLLRNTPSVNLAGFFVPCYEGLAMIMNSSFSYFTVLYST; encoded by the exons ATGGCCGGCGaacgatggccgtgtggcgctaAAGCTCTGTGCGTACCTTCTTGCCGGAGATTTTCTCATCCTCAAACCGTTTTCACGTCTTTTGCGTGggtttcctcttcagaaatgtctgcaggatCCAATG ACTACAGTCTGTATTATCATGGGATGTGCATCACGGGGCTCTGGCCTTACGACAACTCTATCTTAACGAATATTAGAAGAATCCTCTACTGTGTGATCACACTCGTCACTACATATATTCAG GTAATGACGATATCAAATATAGAAATCACGTTGGAAAATGTACTGAAGTTGTTATCGTGGACATTTCCGATGATATTGTTTGTTCAACGATACCTTGCTCTCGTCGTCAATTTTCCACTA gtaaaatttattataaggaACTTACAATTTGATTGTGACACATTGAAGAATCCAAATGAAGCAGTGATATTAAGGAAATACATTGAGCTTTCTAAACCCGTGATCTTTCTGTATGCAG TTATGGCGGTCGCTGGTGTCTGTTGCTCCTTTGTGGTACTGTTACTTCCCCTGTTACTGCACTCGAAATATCATCTCTATTACCTGCAGTTCCTCGGATTCTTTTATTTCGAGCGAAACAAAATTACCGTCTGGGTCTCCTTCCAGACAGCAGTGATAATCATGTTGGGTATAGTGACGTTCGCAATTACAGAAAGTACGATCGTGATCGTTACCTTCCACGTGCGCGGATTACTTGAAATTGCCAG TTACCGCATTGAAGTGGCGGTCAACGATACAAGCGAGATGCTTTCTACGAAGGTGATTGATATCAAGCCAACTGTGCACATACATCGAAAAGCTATTGA AGCCATTCGAAATCTATCGGAGAAATTAGTGCTATCGTATCTACTGGCGATCGTATTGACTGTGCTTTCGTTCAGTATAAATATGTACCGT ATCTTTTTATTGATCCTTGAAATGAAGAAGTACGATGAAATCTTTTTTTCCTCTGTGATCATTGGGGTGCACTTGCTAGTATTTTGTATTGGTAATTACAGCGGTCAGAAAGTGATAGACTCTATTGACCTCTTTTTCTATGGAAC ATATAACACGCTGTGGTATCGTATACCACCGGAATCACAGAAACTGTTGCTATTCGTGTTGCTGAGGAACACACCATCCGTCAATCTAGCTGGGTTCTTTGTACCATGCTACGAAGGCCTTGCGATG ATTATGAACTCCTCGTTTTCGTATTTTACTGTTCTGTATTCAACCTAA
- the LOC143174879 gene encoding uncharacterized protein LOC143174879 isoform X4, giving the protein MAGERWPCGAKALCVPSCRRFSHPQTVFTSFAWVSSSEMSAGSNDYSLYYHGMCITGLWPYDNSILTNIRRILYCVITLVTTYIQVMTISNIEITLENVLKLLSWTFPMILFVQRYLALVVNFPLVKFIIRNLQFDCDTLKNPNEAVILRKYIELSKPVIFLYAESTIVIVTFHVRGLLEIASYRIEVAVNDTSEMLSTKVIDIKPTVHIHRKAIEAIRNLSEKLVLSYLLAIVLTVLSFSINMYRIFLLILEMKKYDEIFFSSVIIGVHLLVFCIGNYSGQKVIDSIDLFFYGTYNTLWYRIPPESQKLLLFVLLRNTPSVNLAGFFVPCYEGLAMIMNSSFSYFTVLYST; this is encoded by the exons ATGGCCGGCGaacgatggccgtgtggcgctaAAGCTCTGTGCGTACCTTCTTGCCGGAGATTTTCTCATCCTCAAACCGTTTTCACGTCTTTTGCGTGggtttcctcttcagaaatgtctgcaggatCCAATG ACTACAGTCTGTATTATCATGGGATGTGCATCACGGGGCTCTGGCCTTACGACAACTCTATCTTAACGAATATTAGAAGAATCCTCTACTGTGTGATCACACTCGTCACTACATATATTCAG GTAATGACGATATCAAATATAGAAATCACGTTGGAAAATGTACTGAAGTTGTTATCGTGGACATTTCCGATGATATTGTTTGTTCAACGATACCTTGCTCTCGTCGTCAATTTTCCACTA gtaaaatttattataaggaACTTACAATTTGATTGTGACACATTGAAGAATCCAAATGAAGCAGTGATATTAAGGAAATACATTGAGCTTTCTAAACCCGTGATCTTTCTGTATGCAG AAAGTACGATCGTGATCGTTACCTTCCACGTGCGCGGATTACTTGAAATTGCCAG TTACCGCATTGAAGTGGCGGTCAACGATACAAGCGAGATGCTTTCTACGAAGGTGATTGATATCAAGCCAACTGTGCACATACATCGAAAAGCTATTGA AGCCATTCGAAATCTATCGGAGAAATTAGTGCTATCGTATCTACTGGCGATCGTATTGACTGTGCTTTCGTTCAGTATAAATATGTACCGT ATCTTTTTATTGATCCTTGAAATGAAGAAGTACGATGAAATCTTTTTTTCCTCTGTGATCATTGGGGTGCACTTGCTAGTATTTTGTATTGGTAATTACAGCGGTCAGAAAGTGATAGACTCTATTGACCTCTTTTTCTATGGAAC ATATAACACGCTGTGGTATCGTATACCACCGGAATCACAGAAACTGTTGCTATTCGTGTTGCTGAGGAACACACCATCCGTCAATCTAGCTGGGTTCTTTGTACCATGCTACGAAGGCCTTGCGATG ATTATGAACTCCTCGTTTTCGTATTTTACTGTTCTGTATTCAACCTAA
- the LOC143174879 gene encoding uncharacterized protein LOC143174879 isoform X5, translating into MAGERWPCGAKALCVPSCRRFSHPQTVFTSFAWVSSSEMSAGSNDYSLYYHGMCITGLWPYDNSILTNIRRILYCVITLVTTYIQVMTISNIEITLENVLKLLSWTFPMILFVQRYLALVVNFPLVKFIIRNLQFDCDTLKNPNEAVILRKYIELSKPVIFLYAVMAVAGVCCSFVVLLLPLLLHSKYHLYYLQFLGFFYFERNKITVWVSFQTAVIIMLGIVTFAITESTIVIVTFHVRGLLEIASYRIEVAVNDTSEMLSTKVIDIKPTVHIHRKAIEYNTLWYRIPPESQKLLLFVLLRNTPSVNLAGFFVPCYEGLAMIMNSSFSYFTVLYST; encoded by the exons ATGGCCGGCGaacgatggccgtgtggcgctaAAGCTCTGTGCGTACCTTCTTGCCGGAGATTTTCTCATCCTCAAACCGTTTTCACGTCTTTTGCGTGggtttcctcttcagaaatgtctgcaggatCCAATG ACTACAGTCTGTATTATCATGGGATGTGCATCACGGGGCTCTGGCCTTACGACAACTCTATCTTAACGAATATTAGAAGAATCCTCTACTGTGTGATCACACTCGTCACTACATATATTCAG GTAATGACGATATCAAATATAGAAATCACGTTGGAAAATGTACTGAAGTTGTTATCGTGGACATTTCCGATGATATTGTTTGTTCAACGATACCTTGCTCTCGTCGTCAATTTTCCACTA gtaaaatttattataaggaACTTACAATTTGATTGTGACACATTGAAGAATCCAAATGAAGCAGTGATATTAAGGAAATACATTGAGCTTTCTAAACCCGTGATCTTTCTGTATGCAG TTATGGCGGTCGCTGGTGTCTGTTGCTCCTTTGTGGTACTGTTACTTCCCCTGTTACTGCACTCGAAATATCATCTCTATTACCTGCAGTTCCTCGGATTCTTTTATTTCGAGCGAAACAAAATTACCGTCTGGGTCTCCTTCCAGACAGCAGTGATAATCATGTTGGGTATAGTGACGTTCGCAATTACAGAAAGTACGATCGTGATCGTTACCTTCCACGTGCGCGGATTACTTGAAATTGCCAG TTACCGCATTGAAGTGGCGGTCAACGATACAAGCGAGATGCTTTCTACGAAGGTGATTGATATCAAGCCAACTGTGCACATACATCGAAAAGCTATTGA ATATAACACGCTGTGGTATCGTATACCACCGGAATCACAGAAACTGTTGCTATTCGTGTTGCTGAGGAACACACCATCCGTCAATCTAGCTGGGTTCTTTGTACCATGCTACGAAGGCCTTGCGATG ATTATGAACTCCTCGTTTTCGTATTTTACTGTTCTGTATTCAACCTAA
- the LOC143174879 gene encoding uncharacterized protein LOC143174879 isoform X3 translates to MAGERWPCGAKALCVPSCRRFSHPQTVFTSFAWVSSSEMSAGSNDYSLYYHGMCITGLWPYDNSILTNIRRILYCVITLVTTYIQVMTISNIEITLENVLKLLSWTFPMILFVQRYLALVVNFPLVKFIIRNLQFDCDTLKNPNEAVILRKYIELSKPVIFLYAVMAVAGVCCSFVVLLLPLLLHSKYHLYYLQFLGFFYFERNKITVWVSFQTAVIIMLGIVTFAITESTIVIVTFHVRGLLEIASYRIEVAVNDTSEMLSTKVIDIKPTVHIHRKAIEAIRNLSEKLVLSYLLAIVLTVLSFSINMYRIFLLILEMKKYDEIFFSSVIIGVHLLVFCIGNYSGQKVIDSIDLFFYGTMA, encoded by the exons ATGGCCGGCGaacgatggccgtgtggcgctaAAGCTCTGTGCGTACCTTCTTGCCGGAGATTTTCTCATCCTCAAACCGTTTTCACGTCTTTTGCGTGggtttcctcttcagaaatgtctgcaggatCCAATG ACTACAGTCTGTATTATCATGGGATGTGCATCACGGGGCTCTGGCCTTACGACAACTCTATCTTAACGAATATTAGAAGAATCCTCTACTGTGTGATCACACTCGTCACTACATATATTCAG GTAATGACGATATCAAATATAGAAATCACGTTGGAAAATGTACTGAAGTTGTTATCGTGGACATTTCCGATGATATTGTTTGTTCAACGATACCTTGCTCTCGTCGTCAATTTTCCACTA gtaaaatttattataaggaACTTACAATTTGATTGTGACACATTGAAGAATCCAAATGAAGCAGTGATATTAAGGAAATACATTGAGCTTTCTAAACCCGTGATCTTTCTGTATGCAG TTATGGCGGTCGCTGGTGTCTGTTGCTCCTTTGTGGTACTGTTACTTCCCCTGTTACTGCACTCGAAATATCATCTCTATTACCTGCAGTTCCTCGGATTCTTTTATTTCGAGCGAAACAAAATTACCGTCTGGGTCTCCTTCCAGACAGCAGTGATAATCATGTTGGGTATAGTGACGTTCGCAATTACAGAAAGTACGATCGTGATCGTTACCTTCCACGTGCGCGGATTACTTGAAATTGCCAG TTACCGCATTGAAGTGGCGGTCAACGATACAAGCGAGATGCTTTCTACGAAGGTGATTGATATCAAGCCAACTGTGCACATACATCGAAAAGCTATTGA AGCCATTCGAAATCTATCGGAGAAATTAGTGCTATCGTATCTACTGGCGATCGTATTGACTGTGCTTTCGTTCAGTATAAATATGTACCGT ATCTTTTTATTGATCCTTGAAATGAAGAAGTACGATGAAATCTTTTTTTCCTCTGTGATCATTGGGGTGCACTTGCTAGTATTTTGTATTGGTAATTACAGCGGTCAGAAAGTGATAGACTCTATTGACCTCTTTTTCTATGGAAC AATGGCCTGA
- the LOC143174886 gene encoding uncharacterized protein LOC143174886 isoform X2, whose product MDTFQRNYRVYYSMLYIIALWPFSQSTTSKLQKTFVSACFLCCTIVQVSSIKNVEITLDNLLKMLSFTCPLILFSLRYLGFIINFPLTKSFIEAIDKHCNTLTVPAERKILFNYIKKTESVALIYLGLACVPIIFVISLYLLPAFLHSKHQLYYLQMLGFYFKGQTENTDLISVLVGVSMSLGILTIACTEGSFTVYCFYLCALYEIASYRIKTAVNNGAIFIEPKPINIAPAVYLHQKAHRYNSLWYCVPLKAQKLLLYLLMHTSTDVQINLVGLFVPNYEGFSMMMSSSFSYFTVLLSVQ is encoded by the exons ATGGACACATTTCAACGGAACTATCGTGTCTATTATTCTATGTTGTACATCATTGCCCTCTGGCCCTTCAGCCAATCAACTACATCCAAACTCCAGAAAACTTTTGTGTCTGCGTGTTTCCTGTGTTGTACAATAGTTCAG GTATCATCGATAAAAAATGTAGAGATCACGTTGGACAATTTGCTTAAAATGTTATCGTTCACGTGTCCACTGATATTGTTTTCCTTGAGATACCTTGGTTTTATCATCAATTTCCCGTTA ACGAAAAGTTTCATTGAAGCGATAGACAAACATTGCAACACATTGACGGTTCCGGcagaaaggaaaatattattcaactatataaaaaagacGGAATCGGTGGCTCTAATATATTTGg GTTTGGCATGTGTTCCAATCATATTCGTGATTAGTCTATATTTGCTTCCTGCATTCCTACATTCCAAACACCAACTATACTACCTGCAAATGCTTGGATTCTACTTCAAGGGACAAACCGAAAATACTGATCTGATCAGTGTGCTCGTAGGTGTGTCGATGTCGTTGGGTATCTTAACGATAGCTTGCACTGAAGGATCCTTCACGGTTTACTGTTTCTATTTATGTGCTTTGTACGAAATCGCCAG TTATCGAATAAAAACGGCAGTCAACAACGGAGCCATTTTCATTGAACCAAAACCAATAAACATCGCACCAGCCGTATACCTCCATCAAAAAGCGCATAG ATACAATTCGTTATGGTACTGCGTCCCACTAAAAGCACAGAAACTCTTATTATATCTGTTGATGCACACGTCAACTGATGTACAGATTAACTTAGTCGGTTTATTCGTGCCGAATTACGAAGGATTCTCGATG ATGATGAGCTCGtctttttcatatttcactgTTCTTTTATCGGTACagtag
- the LOC143174886 gene encoding uncharacterized protein LOC143174886 isoform X1, with the protein MDTFQRNYRVYYSMLYIIALWPFSQSTTSKLQKTFVSACFLCCTIVQVSSIKNVEITLDNLLKMLSFTCPLILFSLRYLGFIINFPLTKSFIEAIDKHCNTLTVPAERKILFNYIKKTESVALIYLGLACVPIIFVISLYLLPAFLHSKHQLYYLQMLGFYFKGQTENTDLISVLVGVSMSLGILTIACTEGSFTVYCFYLCALYEIASYRIKTAVNNGAIFIEPKPINIAPAVYLHQKAHRFMNAISNDLLLTYAPAILLVVISFAVNLYRICLLMMKMDELVEISLSFVIVVAHVVIIFINNHSGQELANASSNLFYQTYNSLWYCVPLKAQKLLLYLLMHTSTDVQINLVGLFVPNYEGFSMMMSSSFSYFTVLLSVQ; encoded by the exons ATGGACACATTTCAACGGAACTATCGTGTCTATTATTCTATGTTGTACATCATTGCCCTCTGGCCCTTCAGCCAATCAACTACATCCAAACTCCAGAAAACTTTTGTGTCTGCGTGTTTCCTGTGTTGTACAATAGTTCAG GTATCATCGATAAAAAATGTAGAGATCACGTTGGACAATTTGCTTAAAATGTTATCGTTCACGTGTCCACTGATATTGTTTTCCTTGAGATACCTTGGTTTTATCATCAATTTCCCGTTA ACGAAAAGTTTCATTGAAGCGATAGACAAACATTGCAACACATTGACGGTTCCGGcagaaaggaaaatattattcaactatataaaaaagacGGAATCGGTGGCTCTAATATATTTGg GTTTGGCATGTGTTCCAATCATATTCGTGATTAGTCTATATTTGCTTCCTGCATTCCTACATTCCAAACACCAACTATACTACCTGCAAATGCTTGGATTCTACTTCAAGGGACAAACCGAAAATACTGATCTGATCAGTGTGCTCGTAGGTGTGTCGATGTCGTTGGGTATCTTAACGATAGCTTGCACTGAAGGATCCTTCACGGTTTACTGTTTCTATTTATGTGCTTTGTACGAAATCGCCAG TTATCGAATAAAAACGGCAGTCAACAACGGAGCCATTTTCATTGAACCAAAACCAATAAACATCGCACCAGCCGTATACCTCCATCAAAAAGCGCATAG GTTCATGAATGCCATTTCGAATGACCTTTTGCTTACGTATGCTCCAGCGATTCTGTTAGTCGTCATTTCCTTTGCTGTGAATTTATACCGT ATTTGCTTGTTGATGATGAAGATGGATGAGTTAGTAGAAATTTCGTTATCTTTCGTAATAGTTGTGGCACACGTCgtaattatattcataaataatcaCAGCGGTCAAGAGCTGGCCAATGCAAGTTCTAACCTTTTCTATCAAAC ATACAATTCGTTATGGTACTGCGTCCCACTAAAAGCACAGAAACTCTTATTATATCTGTTGATGCACACGTCAACTGATGTACAGATTAACTTAGTCGGTTTATTCGTGCCGAATTACGAAGGATTCTCGATG ATGATGAGCTCGtctttttcatatttcactgTTCTTTTATCGGTACagtag
- the LOC143174885 gene encoding uncharacterized protein LOC143174885 has protein sequence MDTFQRNYRVYYSMLCFIVLWPFSQSTASKLRKTFVFACFLCCAIVQVSSIKNVEITLDNLLKMLSFTCPIILFFLRYLGFIINFPLTKSFIEAIEKHCNTLTVPAERKILFNYIKKTESVALIYLGLSCVATSFAFTILLLPAFLHSKHQVYYLQILGFYFKEQTENTDLISVLAGMTASLGVFTLACTEGSFTVYCFYLCALYEIASYRIKTAVNNGAIFIEPKPINIAPAIYLHQKAKRFANAMSNDLLLTYAPAILLVVISFAVNLYRICLLMMKMDELVEITLSFVIVMAHVIIIFINNHSGQELANASSNLFYQTYNSLWYCVPLKAQKLLLYLLMHTSTDVQINFVGLFVPSYEGFSMMMSSSFSYFTVLLSVQ, from the exons ATGGACACATTTCAACGGAACTATCGTGTCTATTATTCTATGCTGTGCTTCATTGTCCTCTGGCCCTTCAGCCAATCAACTGCATCCAAACTCCGGAAAACATTTGTGTTTGCGTGTTTCCTGTGTTGTGCAATAGTTCAG GTATCATCGATAAAAAATGTAGAGATTACTTTGGACAATTTGCTTAAAATGTTATCGTTCACGTGTCcaattatattgtttttcttGAGATACCTTGGTTTTATCATCAATTTCCCGTTA ACGAAAAGTTTCATTGAAGCGATAGAAAAACATTGCAACACGTTGACGGTTCCGGcagaaaggaaaatattattcaactatataaaaaagacGGAATCGGTGGCTCTAATATATTTGg GTTTGTCATGTGTTGCAACCTCTTTCGCGTTTACTATACTTTTGCTACCTGCATTCCTACATTCCAAACACCAAGTATACTACCTGCAAATTCTCGGATTCTACTTCAAGGAACAAACCGAAAATACTGATTTGATCAGTGTGCTCGCAGGTATGACGGCGTCGTTGGGTGTCTTCACGCTAGCTTGCACTGAAGGATCCTTCACGGTTTACTGTTTCTACTTATGTGCTTTGTACGAAATCGCCAG TTATCGAATAAAAACGGCAGTCAACAACGGAGCCATTTTTATTGAACCAAAACCAATAAACATCGCACCAGCCATATACCTCCACCAAAAAGCAAAAAG GTTCGCAAATGCCATGTCGAATGACCTTCTGCTTACGTATGCACCAGCGATTCTGTTAGTTGTAATTTCCTTTGCTGTGAATTTATACCGT ATTTGCCTGTTGATGATGAAGATGGATGAGTTAGTAGAAATTACGTTATCTTTCGTAATAGTTATGGCACACGtcataattatattcataaataatcaCAGCGGTCAAGAGCTGGCCAATGCAAGTTCTAACCTTTTCTATCAAAC ATACAATTCGTTATGGTACTGCGTCCCACTAAAAGCACAGAAACTCTTATTATATCTGTTGATGCACACGTCAACTGATGTACAGATTAACTTTGTCGGTTTATTCGTGCCGAGTTACGAAGGATTCTCGATG ATGATGAGCTCGtctttttcatatttcactgTTCTTTTATCGGTACagtag